The region TCCTTTTGAAAAGGCGTTGCTACTGGATCCGTTCAATAGCGAACTGGCCATTCGAACGTCACACGTCTACCAAGCGGTCGAACGTCCCAAAGACGCCGAACAAACTCTCCGGCGCGCACTCGGGGCCTCTCCTGCCGACTCGAATCTTATGGTCGAGCTTGGCAGAGTTGTCGAAGACGACAATGAACGCTCGACCCTGATTCTCGATGCGGCAATGCTCGCCCCCAACAACGGGGAAACGTGGGAGCTACTGCTTTCGCTCTGCCAATACGAAAACCGCGAATCCGATGCGGTCGATGCAGCCAAACGACTCGTCGCCCAGCGGCCTCATGATTCCAACGCCAACCTACGTTTGGCCGAAATGCTACATCGTGAAGACCAGTGGGAGGAATCGGTCGCCGTCATTCGATCGGCGATTGGTCGCGACCCACGCAACGTTGACTTGCATGGTTTGCTCGCTCAACGATTTAATGAACGCGACATGGTCGACGAAGCGATCGCCGCCTGCTCGCCAGATGGGATTGATCCCTTCGACCTCAACCAATTGAACCTCTATGCCGCCAACCTGCTGAACCTTAACGGCAAAACGAAAGAAGCCTGTGATCGGATCCTATTGGCACTGGAACGCGACCCGACCAACCTTGATGGCTGGCGACGCCTGGCCGATTGGGCCGAGTCACTGGAAGATAACGAACTGTATGATCGTGCGGCAAACGAACTTCTTGATCGCGCCCCCTATCTCGCTTCCAGCCACGGGTATATCGCGGCTACCAAGTTACGCCAGGGAAGCCGCGACGCTGCGAAGGAGCACCTGCGGCACGCAATTAAGCTCGACAAAGAATACGTCTATGCAATCCCAGAATTACTGGGTCTATATATCGATGACAACGAAATCTCAAAAATTGAATCACTCGTGTCTTCGATGTCCGATAAGGCTGAACCGATGCCGTTGGCGATCGCTCAAAGCACGCTCGCTTTGGCGAAGAAAGACTACCAGGGGTTTGTGACGGTGCTTCAGCGTTTGCCTGATGACCAAAATCCTTACTACGTCTGCATCGAATCTCTTAAGCAGTTTGAGTTCCCCCCAGACGGTGAATTGGCAAGCGTTCTAGCCAAGACGATGAAACGAAAGAACGCATCGATTGGCGTAGGCAGGGCATGGGGGATCTTGCAAGTCGGTGGCGGCGACATCGCCGCTGCCATCGGACGATTCGGTAAACTGCCACGGAATGACGCGGCCTGCGAGGCCGCCCACGAACTACTGCAAAAAGTTCACAACGGTTGCCGCTCCGACGACCCCGAAACCAAAAAACACTTCAATCGACTCGCCCTTAAACTGATTCGCAAACTTGGATCGACCCTCTATTCGCGTGTGCAACTCTGGGAACCCGCCCTTTGGATGCTTTTTGCCGGTGCACAGTGGCGAAAAGCAAGCTCGGTCGCCGCAAAATTTCACAAGGTGGAAAATCGAGGAGCCAACCACCTCGTTCCCGCGATCCTGGCCGGACTCGCCAGAAGAGACTACCGATTGGTCGGTCAATTGCTCGAAGATGGCGTGACCTATCGCCCCGATAGCATCGACGCGACGTTCCTGATTGTGCGCGCGATGGCTTGTGTGCACCTAGCGCCGGTCGAAGACCTTCGCGAAGCGATCGGACTGGTCAACAAAAACGAGCTCGATGATTCCTTCAAAAAGATGGCGAAATTGGTTTCCTCAGGAGTCGCTTGTATCGAATCCCAAAACGGCGACGAACAAGCTTTGGTCCAGTCATGGCACGACAACTTTGTCGCCATCGGTGAAGACGATCTCGAGCTCGATTTCTGGATCTATTCAGAGCTACGGGCCAAAGTCGCCGAATCAGTTGGTGACCGCAGAACCGCAAAAGCTCGCCGGAAAGACCGGTACACCGGGCCAACCAAAGTTAGCCCCCCGAAAGCGAACATCTAGATGCCGAAGGAATTGCTTCAACAGACTTTTGCTGTAGGTGCTTCGTCGATATCTGAAATGCGACTTAGCCGATGGGCGTTAGCCACGGTTTCAGTGCAATAGCCGGTGTACAACGCACGTCGGTTAATGAGTCGAACCCGACCAGTTGGTCTAGACGGAGCACAAGCCACAGCATGAAGCAATTCTTTACCGGATGATGAGCCCTTACTTTCAGCACGAGCAGGTTCAACTATGCCGCATCGCGAGTGTCGATTTGATCGATCGATCCACGGTCACGCCGTAGAGTGCGGATAGTGGTGTTCTGGCGATGAATTTCAGTCTGCAGTTCACGGATTTGAGAGTGAGCCTGCTCGTTCGCTTGCAAGCTTGCCTCATGTTCTTCGCTGACTCGTTTCAAATGAGCGGTGAGGTCGGACGCCTTCGCGATCAGCAGCTCGTTCGCACGTTTTAATGCTTCAAGTTCTGCAGACACATCTTTTAAGCGGGCCGTCGTTGCCTGCTGTTGATCCGATCGTTCGGACAATTGACGCCGCAAGTCGGCGATGACCTCGTTGCCAGAATCCAGCTCGCGAGTCAACTCGTCGACATGATTGCGGACCGTCTTGTTCGTTGACAGCAGAGTTTCGTATTTGTTGGTCAACTCACTTATCCGTAGCCTTGCCGATTCGAATTGCTGACGGGTTGCGTCCATGTCGACCACTTCATCACGCAAACGAAGCAACTCCTCACGCTGCTCAGCGAATGCCCGCGTTTGCAGCTCACTCTGTTGTTTTAATTGATTGATGTCTCGATCACGCAGATGCAATTGCTTTTCCAAATCGATTACATCAGCCATCCGGCTTTTTAGATCTGCCATATCTTGTTCTTTTTCGCGAAGATCAGCCCCCATCGATTCGATCGTCGTGACTGCCGACTGCAATCGTTCCTGACGAACTTCGACCTCGTCCCGAAGTTCTTGGTTGATCGACCGTAAATCTTCGCACGTCACCGTAAGCTCTTCGTACCGTGCGTTGACGGAAGCAGTTTCTGCTTCGACGGCTTTGATCACTTCGGCTGCCTGATCATTTTGCTGTAGGGCGAGTTCGAATTGTTCTTGGATCTCGGTGAGTTGCTGCTCTGATTCGCGAAGAGATTCGATCTCCATCTCTTGATCGCTCAGTGAAGCATTCAGCCCGGCGATTTGTCGATTCGCCTCCTTCAGTTGTTCCGAAATGGCTTCGTTCGCTTCGGTCAAAGGCCCGACCAATTCCACCTGTTCGAGCAGACATGCGATTTCAACTTCCCGGGCTCCCAATCGATCTTCCAAATCTTCGGCAAGCGATGATTGTGTCTGCAGTTGCGACTGCAATGTCGCGAGCTTCGACTCGAGCTCTTCGGCCAACTCTGATTTCGAGCGCAGCTCGGTCAGCTCCACGTCTTTGTCACGGACGCTGTTGGTCAACGATTCCATTTTGTCGACGTGATCACGCAGTCTGTCCGCCAGCGATTGATTGTCACTTTCAAGGGATTCGATGACGGCAAGTTGCTCCTGAAGCTGCTCTCGTCCCTCTTCGGAATCTCGCAACGTTGACTCAGTCGACTCAAGCTGCTCACTAAGCTGCGTGATCGTTTCAAGTTGCGCGGTTACGGTCTCTCCCAACCGTGAATTTTCAGCCTTCAGTGGCTCGATCTCTTCGCAACGTTTGGAAAGCTCGGCAATCCGCGTTGTTTTATCACTTACACTTGCTTCCAGGCTGACTCGAATCGCATGCTCCTGTTCCACATCACTGATCCAGGATTCCATTTCCGCATCGAGTTCTTCGAGCTCAGCTTGCAGGACCGGCAGTTGCTCCAGTTGTTCGTTTTGCTGACCGCATCGAAGGCTAAGCTCATTGCATTGTGCTTCCAAATCATCGCACTGCTGACGCACGTCAATGAGTTCCTGCAACTCAGATCGAAGTGTCTGGATTTCCGTTCGCAACGTCGCGATCAAGCGATCTCGATCGTCCAACTCAGACATCCGGCCATCATTTTCGAGCTGAAGTTCTAGTAGCTCATTTCGATAGCTTTCGGCGCTGACAAGCTTGGTTTCTAGATCCGATATCTGGTTTTGCTTTTCTTCGACGAGGTCTGCCAAACGCTCATTTTGATCCGCAGTCCGTTCGGCTTGGTCGAGCGCCGACGCCAGCTGCTGTTGCATTAATTCGACGCTGGTAACGATCGAAGCATACTTGCCGGTCGCTTCGTCTTTTTGTTCGACCAATGACTCGATATTCCGCCGCAGCTGTTCGACGATGGTCTCGTTTTGCTCGGACTGTCTTTGCTGGCTGCTCAGGCTACCCTGTAGCGTTGCGATTTGCCGTTCTTTCTCGGAGAGGACTGATTGCAGCGTTTCAGTTTGTTCGAGTAGTTGTTGCGACGAGAGTTCAAGCTCTTCGTCGGAACGTTGTCGCAGCAACACCGATTGCTGCAACTTTTCCAAGCTATCTTCCAGCCCCGCGACTCGGTCGTTTTTTTGCTTTAACTCTTCCCGCAGCGACGCGACGAGTTCATTGTGTTCAACAGCTTGACGTTCGGACTGTTCAGTTAACGCAGTTAGCTCTGCGTGAGAAGTTTGGAACACCGAAAGCTTTTCCAGCCTTTCATTCAGTTCCTCGACCTCGATCGTCAGTGCCGAATTCGATTCACGCAGAGCGTTGATGGTTTCGTCTTGCCGCGCGATCTTCTCATTTGCGGCGATCGTCGCCGATTCTGTCGAATGAGTTTCGCGATCAACCACTTCCCGATCCGCGATCGCTCGCTCTTTCGCCGCAACAGCTTGTTCGTACTGGTTCTGCAACGACTCGTTCGCGATCTGAAGTGAATCGAGTTGTTCGAGCATCTCCTGGTGCTTTTTTGTCCGGTCTTGCGAATCGGATTTTGCCTCGGCTAACGCCGCGTCAAGCTCTTCATTGTCTGCACGCAGCGCGGCGATCTCGTCATACAATCGATCGACGTCGGACGTCGCGGTCTCCAACGACCGAGTCAGCTGCTCGACCTGACCGCTTTGATCTTGCTGACCGCTCGTCTGAATCCTCAGTTGCTCTTCAAGTTCCTTGACTCGCTGATCCTTGTCGTCACCGTCGGAATAGAAATAGAGATAGCCAAGACCAAACCCGGCGCAGATGAACACAAAGATTGGGAATACTGGCAGTCCAAAGATCTCGCCCATCGTTCGATTCCGTTCGTCGTCGTTTCGCGAGTTGCCCGGCAGAGACCGATTCGTTCGGAGAAAGCAGGTACTCGGTGTTTGGTGTCTTTTCGGCCGGGCCGGTGGCCCAAAACCGAAGCGGCTGGGGGCGGTGTGGCAATCATATCGCCCCAAAATATTGCTCATCGACGGCTATAGCAAACCGAACGACACCACGTCAACGCACATCCTATTTCCCCCACCCCAACGAGGGGCCACCCCAAAAAAGGGGGTCAGGACTCTTTACCGTTCCCTGGTGGCCGCTTTTTAGGGCGGCCTCTTGGACGGAGTGTCGATTCTAAGTCCAAACGCCTGGCGATTGACTCGACCCAGCCGGCATCGCCTAGCGGGCTGCCCCGACGAATCGACCAGCGGATTCGATCTAGCTCCTTTTCCTCCAGTGGTGTATTCACTCGGTCCAGCCAGCCTGGAGGACGACGGATAGGCCAGGGCGAGAGGAGCTTCGGAATCGGTTCGCTCGAACAGTTCCACCGATAAAGTGATCCCCAACGCCAGGCTTCTGCGCGGGCGACTAGTCCGGCTCGCATGGCATTGCGTTCCACGTAGCGGCAGAGCGTCAGAAAGTGGTCATCGTCTTGGACCGGGAAGCTTTTAAAGCGTCCCTGGTACACGTGCCCTTCGCCAGAACTGCTGTAGTGGGCATGGTATCGCATCGTGTGGGTAAGACTGACCCACCGCAAAAAATTGCTCATCCCACCGTCTGCGGTCGGCTGCAGGGCGAAGTGCCAGTGATTGGGCATCAACTGGTATGCCAAGATACGACACGGGTATCGCTCTAATCCTTCGCTGAGAATATTCTCGAAGGCCTCATAGTCGGCGTCTTTATGAAAGATCGTCGATCGCGCGTTGCCTCGATTAAAGGCATGGTAAATGGCGTTCTTCTCGTCGGCTCGCTTGGGTCGTGGCATTCCCCCAGTGTAACCACACACCAGATCGCCGAAAAGAGTCCTGACACCTTTTACATGGTTTCGGTACACTCGGGATGTTTTGAGTATCAACCACGTTTAATGTCGAGGAACGAGATGAGCCAGTCGGGCAATTTGATCGGAGAGATGATCGCGGCATCGGCCAAGCTAGCAATGGGGTACGCGGACCGACTGCTGACGGGAGTCGGGCCAGACGACTTTGCACGTTTTGCTGCCGTCGGTGATACGACTGTTCAGGCTAATCACCCATGCTTCATCCTCGGGCACCTGAGTTTGTATCCCTGCCGAGTCGTCTCGCAGCTTGGCGGGGACGCCGCGTCGATCGAACCCACTGACGCGTTTGAGACCTGCTTCAATAAGGATGCTGCCTGCAGGGACGATGTCGACGGAACGATCTACCCGAACATGGATGCGGTCGTCGATGCTTTTCGCCGATCTCATCAACTCGCGATCGAAACGGTCCGATTAGCTACCGATGATCAGTTCGATGCACCGAATCCGAACGAAGCGATGCGTGAAAAGTTCCCGACGATCGCGGCGATGCATGGGTTCTACTTGGGCGGACACCTGATGATCCACATGGGACAGTTCAGCACATGGCGACGCATCAAAGGCATGGGCGCGGCCTGACGGCGCCTGGCAAATTTACTTGCCGATACAAAAACGGCTGAAGACGCGATCAAGTATGTCATCGGTGTAAACGGCGCCGGTGACTTCACCCAAGAAAGATGCGGCTAACCGCAGCTCGCTAGAGACATATTCATGACCGTTACCGCCACGAACAAAACCGATCGCCGCTTCGATCGCTTGCTCGGCTGCGAGCAGACTACCGCGACACCGCGCGGCTGTACCGACGACGGACGCCGAGTCATTCCCTGAAACTTGCTCGAGTGAACGTTCAATCGATTGACGCAGCGTTTCAAGGCCGCGTCCCGTTTTGACACTCGTCGCGATCCATGGTGGCTCCACCAAACATGTAGGATCATCGCATTTAGTTGCGACCCACAAATCAATCGACGACCGCCGCTTCTCATTGGCCAGTCGTCTCATCTGATCGGCATGTACAATGAAGTCCCGATGATTGACGTCGACGCACCAGAGCCGTATGTCAGCATCATGACCGGCCCGACCGCCGAGACTCTGCGCGACCCGCATGATCTGATCTTCCGGCGAGTCACCTTCGACGAATTCTAATCCAGCGGTGTCGGCAAAAGTCACGTCAAAATCACCGATCTGCATCGTGATCGCAACGACGTCACGAGTCGTCCCGGCGACATCGGTCACGATCGCGGCGTCGCGTCCGGCCATCGCATTGATCAAGCTACTCTTCCCTGCATTGGGAAGGCCTCGTAAAGCCAACGTCCAATTCGATTTGTCCTCGCGGCGTAACTCGAGTTGTTCACGTGTCTTCGAAAGACTTTCAGCCATCAACGTCAGTCGAGCCGTCAGCTGATCATCCTCAATAAACTGAATGTCTTCGTCGACAAAATCGAGTCCCGCTTCGACATCGGCCAACAGGTCCAACAGTTCGCCCCGAAGCCGCTCAATCGGCTTGGAAAGGTTTCCCGCCAACTGCCGAAGTGCATGATCGAGCGCCCCGCGTGACTCGGCGTCGATAACCCCCAGCACCGCCTCGGCTTGGGCGAGGTCCAAACGACCGGCCAAGAAAGCACGCATCGTGAATTCTCCCGGCCTCGCCGCCCGAGCGCCGACGGCAATCGACGCATCGACAAGGGACTGCAAAATGGGTAGCGAACCATAGGTATGCAGTTCGACTGACGGCTGGCCGGTATAGCTGCGTGCGGTTGGCCAAAGCAACGCACGAACAGGGACCCGGCCGAGCGGTTCGCCAAGATCTACTTGATCGTCGACACAATGGGGACGCGCGTGACTTGTCGGCTCGATCCCAAGCCGGCGCACAATTTCAATCGCCTCGGATCCCGACATTCGAATTGCCCCGCGCACCGCCGGAGTCGACGGTGTCGCGATTGCAACGATCGTTTCGCCGACTTCGACGACGCCCATCATGACTCGATTTACTTCACTGGCTCTTGCTTCACCGTTCGCATCAACGACTCGCAACGGGCGACGGTTCTTTGACGGCCGAGATCAGACGTGTCGCCTGTGGTGAGGAGCCGGCGACATTGGCTGCCGAGTCGCTTCCATCGCCGACACTGGGGCCCGCCTCCTGAAGGGCAGCGAGCACCATATTTTGGCTAACCAGATCACGCAAGATGATTGGACTGCCGGGAGATTTCCCAGGGTAGATCGCAAGCATCGGAATCGACTTGCTACCGAGTTCGGTTTCAAGTTTTTTGACCAGATCCTCAGGTTGATCGGTTAAGTCGGCGAGCATCGCAACGCCATCAAGGTCCTCGAGCATCTTGCGAGTCGCTTCGGTGTCGAGCGCGACTTCTTTGTTAACGATACAGTTCACGCACCATGCGGCGGTGAAGTCTAACATGACAGTCTTGCCCATCGCGTGCAGTTCTTTCAAACGCACCTCGTCATACTTTTCCCAACGCAGGTGGTCGTCGACAATGTACTCGACGCCACTGCCTTCAGCTCGAATGACGGGTTTGGCGGTCAGGTAGGTGAACGCCGCCAACCCGATGACAATCGCACTGGTCACACCGATTGACCATCCGCGCACCTGCTTTTGCAGTGATTCCCATGGCGGGACCTTACCGATCACCCAACAACCAAACCAAACACCAATCAAGGTTACGAAGACCGGCAACTTCTGCCCATCGCTGAACTGATTGAAAAAGAACGCGACGGTTCCGAGAAACAGAAACGCCAAAAACTCTTTGAGCGTCACCATCCAGTTGCCGGGCTTGGGCAAGAAACCAACCAAGCTAGGAAAGATCCCTAAAATGATGTAGGGAATCGACATTCCCAAACCAACGGTCATCAACACGGCCGCCTTTTCTGGTCCGGGCATTGCGATCGTGTACGCCAAGGCCGCCCCCAACAGCGGACCGCTGCAAGGCGTGGCCATCAGCGTCGCGAAAATCCCGGTGAAGAACGCCCCCGCCGGACCTTCACGTTGCTGCAGGTCTTGTGACTTCTCACCCGTTGCGATTCCCGGCGTCGGCAGCTCCCAAACGCCCAAATACGATAACGCCAATGCAAAGATCAGAACAGTTAACCCAAGACGCACGGGGAAGTAGGCGAGTTGCTGTCCCCACCCGAAGGAAGCGAAGACGGCGAGGCAGGTGAGCAATCCGAAGACGCACAAAATTCCGGCAACATACGCGAAATTCAGCATCATCACACGTTTGCGATCTTCGCCGGCTTGTTGGACAAAGCTCATCACTTTGAGACCAACGACCGGCAATACGCAGGGCATCAGGTTCAAGATCAAACCGCCACCAAAGGCGAGCAACAAAATGAACGGCAAAGCAGCTTTTTGCTCCGACTGGCTCAAGACAACCGGTGTTACGGCGTCCTCTGATCCATCCTCAGCCGTTGCAGAATCATTGACTGCGATCGCTTCGTCATCGGCGGTCGACTGCGAAGACAGCTTTGGCTCTTCGGTCGCTCCGATCGGAGCGACTCGATCAACCCAAGCATTCTCGGCTGCGGCGTCGAGGACGTTGACGTACTTTGCCGCGGTGATCTTGATCGGCTGAAGTGTTTGCTCGGTCTTGTCGGTGACATTGATCGTCGCAGTAAACTCCAACCCCATCGGCTGCAAACAACTGCTGTCCGTGCAAGCTTGGTAGGCGATGAAGCCCTTCAGTTCATGCGGACCAGACGAGACGGACTGGGGAACGGAGATCGGCAGTGACCAAGTCGCGTCGCCTTTGTGATAACGTACCGCGGGGAGCACTTCCGATTTGACAAGCGGCTGCTCTGTGTGGGGCTCGCCAACTTTCAGGCCGCCCTTTTCGGTGACGACAAAGTTGGTCGCATTCCGGCTATCATCCGTTTTCGCACTGTAGACGTGGTATTCGCCGGATGGTTTGGCACGGAACACCAATTGCCCACGTTGGCCGGGAGCGATCGACGCTGAAACACCGGCCAACCAGGAGACCTCGTAATCCTCTTCTTGAAACTTCGTTGTCTTTGCAGCCGGATCGGCAAATGGGTCGACATTCTTAGCCGCGTCGTCGGCGTTCGCAAAAACCGTGGTTCCGCCCTCCAGTGGACCGGCGTGGGCTGCCGTCAACGTCGCGTTCGCGGGCATGCAAGAACCGCCGGTTTTACAAACCAACGATTTAATGTCGACTTCGATCGCGTCTTGATATCCGCGGGGAAGTTCAAGCGGTGCCGACCACACGACTTTGCCGTCATGTTCTTCAATCGTTACGCCCGGGTAAACGTCCGAAACGCTTTTGGCGGGCGGCGCGTCGGGCCGGACGGGACCGGTGATTTTTACCGAACTTGAATTCTTGATGCTGATCTTGGTTGGCAGAGGACCGCCGGATGGCTGAGTCGTGGAGTAGATATGCCATGACTTTCCAATGATCGCTTCGACTTCCAAACGGCCTTTGTCACCCGATGCGAAGTAACGGGCGGAAAACTTATAGGGCTCGGCGTTGTTTTCCGCGATGCTTCCAAAATTGATATCGCCGAAGAGACTTTCGTCATCTTCACTGCTTCCCAATTGCCCGAACCCATCGGGATTAAACGTCGAAGTGTCAAATTGCGCGGCGACCGGGCTTGCCGCGATCGCGACCGAGATCAACGCCACAAAAGCGACAGCGGCCCAAGCCAGCCGACGCGAATTTTGGAACGTCAAACGGGACGAAGCCATGCTGTACAGGGAAGACGTCATTGCTGGTCGCCGCATCATTCGAATAGGGGTATCGGTTCGATTCATGATCGCTCGCACTATCATTTTTGTTGCCCCCGAAGTTTACTTGTCGAGGACAAAAAACGTCAATGTTCTGCATCGCGAGAGGCGTAATCGGTCAATCGACCAAGTCGCCGTTGCACACGGTCTAAATCAGGAAATTGTCGTGACTCGTCTATCAACCAGACGACCCAATTTGCCAAGCTAATCCATAGTGAAGCACGGGCAATCGCTACCAATAGTTTACTAGAAGTTGCTGGTAGTGCAGGAAATGGCGTGCCGGGAGAACATTCCGCCAACGTTTGCTCGGCGATCTGGGCCGGAGCCTGCCAAAAACACTGGAAACTCCCCAACCAGCGGGC is a window of Roseiconus lacunae DNA encoding:
- a CDS encoding coiled-coil domain-containing protein, with the translated sequence MGEIFGLPVFPIFVFICAGFGLGYLYFYSDGDDKDQRVKELEEQLRIQTSGQQDQSGQVEQLTRSLETATSDVDRLYDEIAALRADNEELDAALAEAKSDSQDRTKKHQEMLEQLDSLQIANESLQNQYEQAVAAKERAIADREVVDRETHSTESATIAANEKIARQDETINALRESNSALTIEVEELNERLEKLSVFQTSHAELTALTEQSERQAVEHNELVASLREELKQKNDRVAGLEDSLEKLQQSVLLRQRSDEELELSSQQLLEQTETLQSVLSEKERQIATLQGSLSSQQRQSEQNETIVEQLRRNIESLVEQKDEATGKYASIVTSVELMQQQLASALDQAERTADQNERLADLVEEKQNQISDLETKLVSAESYRNELLELQLENDGRMSELDDRDRLIATLRTEIQTLRSELQELIDVRQQCDDLEAQCNELSLRCGQQNEQLEQLPVLQAELEELDAEMESWISDVEQEHAIRVSLEASVSDKTTRIAELSKRCEEIEPLKAENSRLGETVTAQLETITQLSEQLESTESTLRDSEEGREQLQEQLAVIESLESDNQSLADRLRDHVDKMESLTNSVRDKDVELTELRSKSELAEELESKLATLQSQLQTQSSLAEDLEDRLGAREVEIACLLEQVELVGPLTEANEAISEQLKEANRQIAGLNASLSDQEMEIESLRESEQQLTEIQEQFELALQQNDQAAEVIKAVEAETASVNARYEELTVTCEDLRSINQELRDEVEVRQERLQSAVTTIESMGADLREKEQDMADLKSRMADVIDLEKQLHLRDRDINQLKQQSELQTRAFAEQREELLRLRDEVVDMDATRQQFESARLRISELTNKYETLLSTNKTVRNHVDELTRELDSGNEVIADLRRQLSERSDQQQATTARLKDVSAELEALKRANELLIAKASDLTAHLKRVSEEHEASLQANEQAHSQIRELQTEIHRQNTTIRTLRRDRGSIDQIDTRDAA
- a CDS encoding transposase; this translates as MPRPKRADEKNAIYHAFNRGNARSTIFHKDADYEAFENILSEGLERYPCRILAYQLMPNHWHFALQPTADGGMSNFLRWVSLTHTMRYHAHYSSSGEGHVYQGRFKSFPVQDDDHFLTLCRYVERNAMRAGLVARAEAWRWGSLYRWNCSSEPIPKLLSPWPIRRPPGWLDRVNTPLEEKELDRIRWSIRRGSPLGDAGWVESIARRLDLESTLRPRGRPKKRPPGNGKES
- a CDS encoding DinB family protein, which codes for MSQSGNLIGEMIAASAKLAMGYADRLLTGVGPDDFARFAAVGDTTVQANHPCFILGHLSLYPCRVVSQLGGDAASIEPTDAFETCFNKDAACRDDVDGTIYPNMDAVVDAFRRSHQLAIETVRLATDDQFDAPNPNEAMREKFPTIAAMHGFYLGGHLMIHMGQFSTWRRIKGMGAA
- a CDS encoding tRNA modification GTPase — its product is MMGVVEVGETIVAIATPSTPAVRGAIRMSGSEAIEIVRRLGIEPTSHARPHCVDDQVDLGEPLGRVPVRALLWPTARSYTGQPSVELHTYGSLPILQSLVDASIAVGARAARPGEFTMRAFLAGRLDLAQAEAVLGVIDAESRGALDHALRQLAGNLSKPIERLRGELLDLLADVEAGLDFVDEDIQFIEDDQLTARLTLMAESLSKTREQLELRREDKSNWTLALRGLPNAGKSSLINAMAGRDAAIVTDVAGTTRDVVAITMQIGDFDVTFADTAGLEFVEGDSPEDQIMRVAQSLGGRAGHDADIRLWCVDVNHRDFIVHADQMRRLANEKRRSSIDLWVATKCDDPTCLVEPPWIATSVKTGRGLETLRQSIERSLEQVSGNDSASVVGTAARCRGSLLAAEQAIEAAIGFVRGGNGHEYVSSELRLAASFLGEVTGAVYTDDILDRVFSRFCIGK
- a CDS encoding protein-disulfide reductase DsbD family protein, with amino-acid sequence MTSSLYSMASSRLTFQNSRRLAWAAVAFVALISVAIAASPVAAQFDTSTFNPDGFGQLGSSEDDESLFGDINFGSIAENNAEPYKFSARYFASGDKGRLEVEAIIGKSWHIYSTTQPSGGPLPTKISIKNSSSVKITGPVRPDAPPAKSVSDVYPGVTIEEHDGKVVWSAPLELPRGYQDAIEVDIKSLVCKTGGSCMPANATLTAAHAGPLEGGTTVFANADDAAKNVDPFADPAAKTTKFQEEDYEVSWLAGVSASIAPGQRGQLVFRAKPSGEYHVYSAKTDDSRNATNFVVTEKGGLKVGEPHTEQPLVKSEVLPAVRYHKGDATWSLPISVPQSVSSGPHELKGFIAYQACTDSSCLQPMGLEFTATINVTDKTEQTLQPIKITAAKYVNVLDAAAENAWVDRVAPIGATEEPKLSSQSTADDEAIAVNDSATAEDGSEDAVTPVVLSQSEQKAALPFILLLAFGGGLILNLMPCVLPVVGLKVMSFVQQAGEDRKRVMMLNFAYVAGILCVFGLLTCLAVFASFGWGQQLAYFPVRLGLTVLIFALALSYLGVWELPTPGIATGEKSQDLQQREGPAGAFFTGIFATLMATPCSGPLLGAALAYTIAMPGPEKAAVLMTVGLGMSIPYIILGIFPSLVGFLPKPGNWMVTLKEFLAFLFLGTVAFFFNQFSDGQKLPVFVTLIGVWFGCWVIGKVPPWESLQKQVRGWSIGVTSAIVIGLAAFTYLTAKPVIRAEGSGVEYIVDDHLRWEKYDEVRLKELHAMGKTVMLDFTAAWCVNCIVNKEVALDTEATRKMLEDLDGVAMLADLTDQPEDLVKKLETELGSKSIPMLAIYPGKSPGSPIILRDLVSQNMVLAALQEAGPSVGDGSDSAANVAGSSPQATRLISAVKEPSPVASR